The Natranaerovirga hydrolytica genome contains the following window.
CCAGCTTTATCCGACGAAGAAATAATATCAACTATTTCTGGAATCAATAAAGTGGCTAATATAGAAGCCATAAGATTTACAAACATGCCAGGTCCTCATATTACGCCAAAAAAAATGTTTGAACTGTCTCAATTAATTGATGACTTATTAATGAAAGAGGAGTACAGTGGTGCTGTTATTACCCATGGAACAGATACATTAGAAGAAACAAGTTATTTGCTAGACTTATGTTTGCAAACCTACAAACCAGTTGTTTTAACAGGGTCAATGAAAAATAGTTCAGAGTTAGGATACGATGGTCCAGCAAATCTTTCAGCAGCTATTTGTACAGCTATTGATAAGGATTCATATGAAAAAGGTGTCTTAGTAGTAATGAATGATCATATATATGCAGCTAACGAAGTGATCAAAACCCATACACTGAGTTTGGATACCTTTAAAAGCCTAGACAAAGGGCCATTGGGCATTGTAGATCAAGATCAGGTCATATATTATAGGTGTGGTAATAAGCAGCGTAAAATCAGTGTTAATGATATAGAAGAAAAAGTTGGGTTAATTAAATGTTATTCAGGAATGGAATCAGGTTATATTGACTATTTAATGGGGTGTCATTATAAAGGCATTGTTGTAGAAGCAATGGGAAGGGGTAATGTCCCACCTAAGATGATAGAAGGGATTAAAAAAGCAATTAATCATAATATACCAGTGGTAATTGTTTCTATATGTCCTAGTGGTAGGGTTTTAGGTACTTATGGATACGAAGGTGGAGGCAATCATCTAAGACAGTTAGGCGTAATATTAGGCGGAGATTTATCAGGACAAAAAGCAAGAATAAAACTTATGACCATATTAGGAGCCGGAATTAATGATATAGATGAGATAAAAGAAATATTTGAAGATAGTTTTTATAAAACATATCATTAGAAAGCTAAAAGGACAGCCATCCGATCTGCTGTCCTTTTAAGGAGAAGGTATTTGTTTTTATGGGGTGTAGCAAATACTCTATTTGTATTGGGGGGTTTTACAATTATTATTATAGCACCAGTCAACTTTTAAGTGTGCACAAACTTTACAAAAAAGAATAATTAAATATAGGCAAAACTTACAAACGAAAAAAATGAAAATACGATTTAAATGTTAAAATGACTATTTGGTTAGTATATAATTACGATTTTATAAAAAGTGAATGATATCTAAAATTCATTCATAATATGTAAAGTGGAGGTGCTTTATATGTTATACAAGACAAGTTGTAACAAAAGAAATAATATAATTAGAATCTCTTTAAATACCAGTAAAAAAAGAGTTATAAAAAGCTTATATAGCAAAGACAATCAATTAATCTATCAACAGTACTACTTTGGAAATTCAAAGTATCACGCAGGACAATTGTATCTAGAAAATATAGAAAAATGTTATAATCAAGGATATACAATCACAAAATGTATATAGACAAACGTTTGACTTCTTTTTATTAATAGATTATAATTATTATATAATACTTAATACAATAAATGATATTCATTATTAATTAAGTAAATTAAAAAAACACAAATGAGGAGGTTTTTTTATGTCAATAAGTCAAACAGTTCAATCAGGTGATTGGAAAGGCGAAAAGCACGTACCGGTTATTCATGTAGAAGACCAAGTAGCTGCTGGTCAAGATGTAGAAATTAAAGTTTCAATTGGTGATGAAATACAACATCCAAATGAGTTAGAACATCATATTGTTTGGATAAAAGTATTTTTTAAATCAGAAGATGGAAAATTTCCTGTTGAAATAGCAGATTTTAACTTTTCTGCACATGGAGAAGATGGTTTAAAAACAGAACCTACTGGTGTAACGAAAGTAAAATTAGAAAAATCAGGTACAGTACATGTGCTATCTTACTGTAATATTCATGGGTTATGGGAAAATAGCAAAGACGTTAAAGTAAAATAAATGATTGCAATTGCATAATATACGATATGTAAGGTCTGTAACCTTTAATAAACAAAGGTTACGGACCTTATTTTGCTTTATTTATGAATGATACGATTGATATATATAAGATTAAAAAGTTTGAAAAACATAGATGTGTTAATAGGGTTTTTGGATTTAGGTTTATAGAATGATAAAATTAAAGAAACAAATCATATAAAAAGCTGTGACCTTTATGATCAAATAAAAAAAGTTATAAAAAAACCTTGACTTATTTTTTTGAAAATGCTATGATGTTCTTCGTCACGGTTTTGAACAATGAAAAACAAATAGTGTATTATTAAACCAATAATTCATTTGAGTAATTAAAATAAAAAACTTCGAAAGAAGTGTCAGCGAACTACAAACATGAGAGTTTGATCCTGGCTCAGGATGAACGCTGGCGGCGTGCCTAACACATGCAAGTCG
Protein-coding sequences here:
- a CDS encoding asparaginase, with the translated sequence MKKIALILTGGTISMKADKELKAVIPALSDEEIISTISGINKVANIEAIRFTNMPGPHITPKKMFELSQLIDDLLMKEEYSGAVITHGTDTLEETSYLLDLCLQTYKPVVLTGSMKNSSELGYDGPANLSAAICTAIDKDSYEKGVLVVMNDHIYAANEVIKTHTLSLDTFKSLDKGPLGIVDQDQVIYYRCGNKQRKISVNDIEEKVGLIKCYSGMESGYIDYLMGCHYKGIVVEAMGRGNVPPKMIEGIKKAINHNIPVVIVSICPSGRVLGTYGYEGGGNHLRQLGVILGGDLSGQKARIKLMTILGAGINDIDEIKEIFEDSFYKTYH
- a CDS encoding class II SORL domain-containing protein translates to MSISQTVQSGDWKGEKHVPVIHVEDQVAAGQDVEIKVSIGDEIQHPNELEHHIVWIKVFFKSEDGKFPVEIADFNFSAHGEDGLKTEPTGVTKVKLEKSGTVHVLSYCNIHGLWENSKDVKVK